Within Planctomycetia bacterium, the genomic segment TTGCTGTGTTTCAGGAGTTTGCCTGCCCGTGGCCAAGAATCCCGTGATCGTCACCGCGCCGGACGGCAGCCGGATCAACTTACGAGATCCCTTCGTGGCCGGTTTTTTGGCCTGGCTCATCCCTGGCGCGGGGCATCTCTACCAGGGTCGGACCACGAAAGGCATCATCTTCCTGACGTGCATCCTGGGCACCTTCGCCTATGGCGTCTTTATCGGCGGATCGCAGGTCGTCTACGCCTCGCTGCGGGCGGAAGATTACTACCGCCTTTCGTTCGTGGGCCAGGCCGCCGTGGGCTTGCCGGCGTTGCCGGCGCTGGTGCAGCATTTCCGCGTCGAACGCAAACAGCCGCCGCTGTGGAACGGCTGGATGGCCCCGCCGGACGTCATCAAACGCGGCAATCCAGGGATGTCGGAATTGGATCGCCTGCAGGGCGACCCCGGGCGCGATTTCGACTTGGGAACGACGTTTACGATCATCGCCGGGCTGCTCAATGTGCTGGCGATTTACGATGCCGCCAAGGGACCGATGTTCATGCCGCCGGACGAGCGCGAAGCCAAGCGCAAAGCCGCGGAGGGAAATACGTCGACCGAACCAGGCACGGGGAGTTAAGCAATGACAAGCGGACTATTGCTGGCGATCGGCCCCGTGCATTTGATGCACGTCGTGCCGCTGTTGGTCTCAGTCAGCCTGGTCTATTCCGCTACGCGCTGCGAATCGACGGAAGAAATCATGCGCGGGGCCTGGAAAAGCGCCGTCACGTTCGGCGGTTTCCTGGTCGGCATCTTCATCGTGCTGGCGTTTTTGTCCTGGCTCGTTTGAACCAGGCGACCCCGGTCGCTTTCGCCTATCGACCGGTCGAGTTGCTCGGGGCCACCGGCGCAAGTTCTTCATCGTCGTCGGAAGGCGACTCGCTGCGCGCCGGAATGACGAGTTCGACGCCAATCGGCAATAGCTCTGGATTCGAGATCAACGCTCGGTTGGCCTTCAAGAACTCGCCCGCCCGGGCGGGATCTCCCAAGTACCGATCCGCTAGGGACGCCAAGGTGTCCCCATCCATGACGCGGTGCTTGCGCTGTCCCGCGCCTGCCGACGAATCGGTCTCGTCTCTCCATGCGCTAGACGTGCCGGCGGACACGTCGCTCAGCGGCTCTTGCGGAAAGGACTTGGCTAACGCGGGAGGCGGCGCAACCAGGTCCACCGGCCCGCGCTGTTCCGATACAACGTCAACGGAGGGCGCGCGGTTGATCTTGCCCAAGAGATGCGTGCCTGGCCCCTCGGTCATCGGCGGCTTCTTCACCGTGATGCGCTGCGGCGCAACGCCGTTCTCGGCCGAGCTTTCCGGCTTGCGCTTGAACGTCAGGGCCGCGACGATCGCGACTACGAGCACGACAAAGATCACCACGGCCTTGAGCGGCGGCGGCTGGGTTTCTTGATCCATAGCGGCAAGGGCTCCTGATCGTTACCCATCGGAGCGGGCGGGAGCCGCACTTTCGCGCCCCGCGCGGAATACCGCGAATTCCGTCTGGGAAAACTCTGCGGCCGTCAAAGGCGTGCTTTGGCCGTTGCCGGCAACTATACTAATCGCCGGCGGAAATCGCTCCTCGTCAAGCAACTCGCGACCCACGAACCATGAAACGACGACCCTTGCGCCGCGTCGTCTCCCGAGGACTCGAGAAACGAGCCCTGCGTTTGGAGTCGTTGGAATCGCGCGCGCTGCTGAGCGGCGCGCCGCCGGGATATTTGGCCGGGCCCGAGTTTCGGGTGAACACCTTCACTGCGGGCAACCAGCAGTTCGATCCGTTTAACGCCCAAAACGTGGCGATGGACGCCGATGGTGACGCTGTGGTCGTGTGGGTGAGCGATTCGCAGGACGGCAGCGACCGCAGTATCCATGCCCAGCGTTACGCCGCCGACGGCACGGCGGCCGGCGACGAGTTTCAAGTCAGTCTGTACACGACGAACAACCAGATGAACGCGTCGATCGCAATGGACGCCGATGGCGATTTCGTCGTGACCTGGAGCAGCAAGGGGCAAGACGGTTCGGACTATGGCGTTTACGCGCGTCGCTTCAACGCCGCTGGCGTGCCGCGCGGCGGCGAATTTCGCGTGAATCAAGAGTCCGCGGGCTATCAACGACTTTCGACAATAGCCACAGATGCGCAAGGCAACTTTATCGTCGCCTGGGCCGAGCGACCGTCCGAGCTACAAATCTGTCCCTGTCAAATCATGGGGCGCAGGTACGACATGGATGGCGTGCCCTTAGGGGACGAATTTCAGATCAACGAACCCTCGACCGATTTTGTTACAGAGCCGCACGTGGCGGTCAACGGACGCGGTGACTACGCGGTCGTCTGGCGGCGGAGCCAAGCCGCTGGGACGGACGACGTCTATGGCCGTAACTTCGCAGCGGACGGCACGCCGCGAAGCAGCGAATTTCGCGTCCACCAGCGCACGGAGAACCAACAAATTCGCTCCGGCGTAGCGATCACGGCCGCAGGCGAGGTCATCGTTACCTGGCACAACCAGTCCACGGTCGCCGGCGTGATCGAACCGCGGCACGTCTTCATGCGCCGCTTCGCGCTGGACGGCACGCCGCTTAGCGACGACACGCGCGTTAATACTTCGCCAGAGCCAGAACATCGCAACCCCGCCGTCGTCGTGACGCCGGCCGGCGACTCGGTCGTGACTTGGGCCGGAAAGAATTTCGAGGAGCCCGGAAACAACACGTTCGGCGCGTTCCTTCAGCCGTATGACGCGAGCGGGAACGCGGTCGGCGGCGAAACGCTCGTCAACGTTACCACGGCGGGACAGCAACAATTCCCCGCGATCGCCACGGACGCCGACGGCGACTTTCTGGTGGCCTGGTCGAGCTTGGGCCAAGACGAAGGCAACGAATTCGGCATCTATGCCCGGCGGTTCGAGCGTGGCGCGGACAGATCGCCGCCCATCGTCGGCAATGTCTTCGTGGGAGGGGACGAGCATGCCATGCGCGAACGCGAGGTGCTCGTGCAACATCCCGAGCGGATGGTCGTGACGTTCAGCGAAGCGATCGATCTATCGCCGGGCGGGGCCCGCCAGCAGTGGCGTCTGCTGCGCAATGGCGTGGACGAAAGCGAGCGACTGGCCGCGGCGACGTACGTGTTCAACGGCGCGGCGAATCGCCACGAAGCGACGCTCGATTTCCAGACACCGCTGCCGGACGGCGACTACGAGTTGATCGCCTTGCCCACGCTTCGCGATCTCTCCGGAAAAATGCTGGACGGCGACTACGACGCCGTCGGCGGAGACGCGTTTACCCGGCGTTTTACGATCACGACTCCGGAAGCCAAGGGCCCTCAACTGTCGATCGCAACGGGAGACCTGTTGATCGACGACGGCGTGCCGGGCGCCATCGCGCGGGACGCGGCAGGCAATTTCATCCTCGTCTGGCCTGCTGCGGGGCAAGGCCTTGATATCCGAGCACAGCGGTACGACGTCAACGGCAACGCTGTCGGCCCGGAGATCGCTGTAAACAGTTTGCTTGCCGGCGACCAGAAACAGCCGACCGTCGCGATGGACCATGACGGCAATTTCGCCGTGGTCTGGACGAGCATCAACGAACTCGGTGAACAGGACGCGGACAATGAAGACATTTACCTGCGGCGCTTTGACTCCGCGGGCAATCCGTTGGGCGCCGAGCTGCGCGTCAACGTCTCCGACAGCGGCGTGACGTCGCCGTTTGTGCAACAGCGGCCAACCATTGGCATGAGCCCCACGGGCGAGTTCGTCGTGGCTTGGGAAACGAGCGCACATCCAGGCGGCGGCGGAGTCGATATTCACTTCCAGAGATTTAACGCCAACGGTTCGCGAAGCGGAATCGAGACGCGAGCCAACTTTGAAGAGGAGGACACGCAGCGTTTCCCGCACGTGGCGATGGATGCGTACGGCGACTTCGTTTTGACTTGGACCAGCCGTCGACAAGACGGTTCGATCCCCGTCAGCGATGGTGTCTACGCCCGCCGTTTCTCAGCGGCCGAGGGAACGCTCGTCGGCAGCGAATTCCTCGTGCATCGCGATGATGTGGCGGGAGAACAGCGCAGATCAACCGTGGCGATGGATTCTAGCGGCAACTTCGTGATCGCCTGGCAATCGGTCGCGTTGGGCGCTGAGGACATTTACGCCCAGCGATACGCGTCCCGCTTAAACGGCGCGCTCAGCTATGAATTTGCTGTCGGCCCTCGATTCAGGGTCAATCAGCAAACGGCCGGTCCACAGCAGCGCCCCGTGGTGGCGATGGACGCGGATGGCGATTTTGTCGTGACCTGGCAGAGCAACCACTCGCCGCAATTGAACGATATCAAATATCGTCGCTATGCCTGGAATGGCACGGCGCAGAGCGACGAGTTGGCGATTGCCGATGTT encodes:
- a CDS encoding DUF6677 family protein, which codes for MAKNPVIVTAPDGSRINLRDPFVAGFLAWLIPGAGHLYQGRTTKGIIFLTCILGTFAYGVFIGGSQVVYASLRAEDYYRLSFVGQAAVGLPALPALVQHFRVERKQPPLWNGWMAPPDVIKRGNPGMSELDRLQGDPGRDFDLGTTFTIIAGLLNVLAIYDAAKGPMFMPPDEREAKRKAAEGNTSTEPGTGS
- a CDS encoding LysM domain-containing protein encodes the protein MDQETQPPPLKAVVIFVVLVVAIVAALTFKRKPESSAENGVAPQRITVKKPPMTEGPGTHLLGKINRAPSVDVVSEQRGPVDLVAPPPALAKSFPQEPLSDVSAGTSSAWRDETDSSAGAGQRKHRVMDGDTLASLADRYLGDPARAGEFLKANRALISNPELLPIGVELVIPARSESPSDDDEELAPVAPSNSTGR